A stretch of the Neodiprion lecontei isolate iyNeoLeco1 chromosome 4, iyNeoLeco1.1, whole genome shotgun sequence genome encodes the following:
- the LOC124293824 gene encoding facilitated trehalose transporter Tret1-like: MVNTLIASWRSYPMWLQWVASIAVMFKLFVCGLSLGWASPYTAQFLNGDSPFPATTEEVSWISSMFQLGRIPGAILGAIGVQYLGSKKVLIGNGLAFLISWILSIAAYSVPWLYVTRFICGASTEAVNICYPIYLGDISSPEIRGTVMVLAMNGLTIGSMVGLTIGPYVSMRVYAYVGLVPTVIFLAMMLLLPDSPYYLASKKKFEEAEKSILAYNRKAEVDKEVKSINAFVAETQSMKFRDRLRELNLPCNRNATMNLVWFTFFAQFTGANPISVYLETISTRAMLTVISASSMPLVTTALAVLGGWLVTLFADKWQRTVMWVISNGGAGLCMTAMGLHFYLLNIGVDPNSLQWLFILSMGISGLFHSVGTTPVPHILLGELFGARIRTLAVCICCSFGGIFGFLSVYSYQYLIDIMDEAYVYWILAVVALLAVIYGVVMMPPTKGKSLTEIQTELIRK, from the exons ATGGTGAACACCTTGATCGCATCCTGGCGAAGCTACCCGATGTGGCTGCAATGGGTCGCTTCGATAGCGG TAATGTTCAAGCTGTTCGTTTGCGGACTCTCCCTCGGTTGGGCCTCGCCCTACACCGCGCAGTTTTTGAACGGGGATTCACCGTTTCCCGCGACAACCGAGGAAGTGTCCTGGATATCATCCATGTTCCAACTGGGCCGAATACCGGGCGCAATATTGGGAGCAATTGGAGTCCAATACTTGGGAAGCAAAAAAGTGCTGATCGGAAACGGACTGGCATTTTTGATATCCTGGATTTTGTCAATCGCGGCTTACTCTGTGCCCTGGCTCTATGTGACAAGATTCATTTGCGGAGCTAGCACCGAGGCGGTGAATATCTGCTACCCTATTTACCTCGGGGATATTTCTAGCCCCGAAATTCGAGGCACCGTCATGGTCCTGGCGATGAACGGCTTGACCATAGGTTCCATGGTAGGCTTAACCATAGGGCCCTACGTCTCGATGAGAGTTTACGCTTACGTGGGTCTTGTACCGACCGTCATATTCCTTGCGATGATGCTGTTGCTTCCGGATTCACCGTATTACCTTGCGAGCAAGAAGAAATTTGAGGAAGCAGAGAAATCCATTCTTGCTTACAACCGAAAAGCAGAAGTCGACAAGGAGGTGAAATCGATTAATGCATTCGTCGCCGAAACGCAATCGATGAAATTCAGGGACAGATTGCGGGAGTTGAATTTACCCTGTAACAGAAATGCTACGATGAATTTGGTATGGTTCACCTTCTTTGCCCAATTCACCGGAGCCAACCCCATATCGGTATATCTAGAAACAATCTCGACGAGAGCAATGCTGACTGTGATATCAGCTTCATCGATGCCGCTTGTAACGACAGCTCTAGCTGTTTTAGGTGGGTGGCTGGTAACGCTGTTTGCTGACAAATGGCAACGGACGGTAATGTGGGTTATTTCAAACGGCGGTGCCGGCTTATGCATGACGGCCATGGGACTTCATTTCTATCTTCTGAATATCGGCGTGGATCCAAATTCGCTGCAATGGTTGTTCATTTTGTCGATGGGAATATCTGGGCTATTTCACAGTGTGGGAACCACTCCCGTACCTCACATACTACTCGGCGAACTTTTCGGGGCTAGGATACGAACTCTGGCCGTCTGCATCTGCTGCTCGTTCGGAGGCATCTTCGGCTTCCTCTCAGTATACAGCTACCAATATCTGATCGACATCATGGACGAGGCTTACGTATACTGGATACTGGCAGTGGTTGCCTTACTCGCCGTGATTTACGGCGTCGTTATGATGCCTCCGACGAAGGGAAAATCTTTGACAGAAATACAGACTGAATTGATAAGGAAATAG
- the LOC107218231 gene encoding facilitated trehalose transporter Tret1 produces MVNTLIASWRSYPMWLQWVASIAVMFKLFVCGLSLGWASPYIAQFLSGDSPFPATTEEVSWISSMFQLGRIPGAILAAIGVQYLGSKKVLIGNGLALLIFWILSIAAYSVPWLYVTRFICGASTEAVNICYPIYLGDISSPEIRGTVMVLAMNGLIIGSMVGLTIGPYVSMRVYAYVGLVPTVIFLAMMLLLPDSPYYLASKKKFEEAEKSILAYNRKAEVDKEVKSINAFVAETQSMKFRDRLRELNLPCNRNATMNLVWFTFFAQFTGANPISVYLETISTRAMLTVISASSMPLVTTGLGVLGGWLVTLFADKWQRTVMWVISNGGAGLCMTAMGLHFYLLNIGVDPNSLQWLFILSMGISGLFYSVGTTPVPHILLGELFGARIRTLAVCICCSFGGIFGFLSIYSYQYLIDIVDEAYVYWIVAVVALLAVIYGVVMMPPTKGKSLTEIQTELIRK; encoded by the exons ATGGTAAACACCTTGATCGCATCCTGGCGAAGCTACCCGATGTGGCTGCAATGGGTCGCTTCGATAGCGG TAATGTTCAAGCTGTTCGTTTGCGGACTCTCCCTCGGTTGGGCCTCGCCCTACATCGCGCAGTTTTTGAGCGGGGATTCACCGTTTCCCGCGACAACCGAGGAAGTGTCCTGGATATCATCCATGTTCCAACTGGGCCGAATACCAGGCGCAATATTGGCAGCAATTGGAGTCCAATACTTGGGAAGCAAAAAAGTGCTGATCGGAAACGGACTGGCATTGTTGATATTCTGGATTTTGTCAATCGCGGCTTACTCTGTGCCCTGGCTCTATGTGACAAGATTCATTTGCGGAGCTAGCACCGAGGCGGTGAATATCTGCTACCCTATTTACCTCGGGGATATTTCTAGCCCCGAAATTCGAGGCACCGTCATGGTCCTGGCGATGAACGGCTTGATCATAGGTTCCATGGTAGGCTTAACCATAGGGCCCTACGTCTCGATGAGAGTTTACGCTTACGTGGGTCTTGTACCGACCGTCATATTCCTTGCGATGATGCTGTTGCTTCCGGATTCACCGTATTACCTTGCGAGCAAGAAGAAATTTGAGGAAGCAGAGAAATCCATTCTTGCTTACAACCGAAAGGCAGAAGTCGACAAGGAGGTGAAATCGATTAACGCATTCGTCGCCGAAACGCAATCGATGAAATTCAGGGACAGATTGCGGGAGTTGAATTTACCCTGTAACAGAAATGCTACGATGAATTTGGTATGGTTCACCTTCTTTGCCCAATTCACCGGAGCCAACCCCATATCGGTATATCTAGAAACAATCTCGACGAGAGCAATGCTGACTGTGATATCAGCTTCATCGATGCCGCTTGTAACGACAGGTCTAGGTGTTTTAGGTGGGTGGCTGGTAACGCTGTTTGCTGACAAATGGCAACGGACGGTAATGTGGGTTATTTCAAACGGCGGTGCCGGCTTATGCATGACGGCCATGGGACTTCATTTCTATCTTCTGAATATCGGCGTGGATCCAAATTCGCTGCAATGGTTGTTCATTTTGTCGATGGGAATATCTGGGCTATTTTACAGTGTGGGAACCACTCCCGTACCTCACATACTACTCGGCGAACTTTTCGGGGCTAGGATACGAACTCTGGCCGTCTGCATCTGCTGCTCGTTCGGAGGCATCTTCGGCTTTCTCTCGATATACAGCTACCAATATCTGATCGACATCGTGGACGAGGCTTACGTATACTGGATAGTGGCAGTGGTTGCCTTACTCGCCGTGATTTACGGCGTCGTTATGATGCCTCCGACGAAGGGAAAATCTTTGACAGAAATACAGACTGAATTGATAAGGAAATAG